From Motacilla alba alba isolate MOTALB_02 chromosome 4A, Motacilla_alba_V1.0_pri, whole genome shotgun sequence, one genomic window encodes:
- the CD40LG gene encoding CD40 ligand isoform X2, which yields MNEPYGPEAPRPISSTSPGTMKMFMGFLTVFIVVQTIGTVLFCLYLHMKMDKMEEVLSLNEDYIFLKKVQKCQRAEGQKSTLLDCEKIIKGFQNIQRKVHAVGWIKIPLKKERGSQSNTELHPKDRPPKEQAKFEMQRADKREPIAVHLAGQQSNKAGSVLEWRETMYGPTNSLISNKEGKLKVKEAGLYYIYSQVSFCTTEVSLAPFTLYIYLHIPKEEDRLLLKGQKTQTSLKTYEEEHLKTLCGLQSIRVGGVFNLREDDMVFVNVTDSTKVRYSHGNTYFGIFKL from the exons ATGAACGAACCCTATGGCCCTGAGGCACCCCGTCCCATCAGCAGCACATCTCCTGGCACCATGAAAATGTTCATGGGCTTCCTCACTGTATTTATTGTAGTGCAGACCATCGGGACAGTGCTCTTCTGTTTGTATCTTCACATGAAGATGGATAAG ATGGAAGAGGTGTTGAGCTTAAATGAAGATTACATCTTCCTGAAGAAAGTACAGAAATGTCAGAGAGCAGAAGGTCAGAAGTCAACATTATTGGACTGTGAAAAGATTATAAAGGGCTTCCAGAACATCCAGCGCAAGGTACATGCTGTTGGGTGGATAAAGATCCCACTGAAGAAGGAGAGGGGCTCCCAATCAAACACAGAGCTTCACcccaag GACAGACCCCCCAAGGAGCAGGCCAAGTTTGAAATGCAGAGAG CAGATAAGAGGGAGCCAATTGCAGTTCACCTGGCGGGTCAGCAGAGCAACAAGGCAGGCTCAG TGCTGGAGTGGAGGGAGACAATGTATGGCCCCACAAACAGCTTGATATCCAACAAGGAGGGGAAACTGAAGGTGAAGGAAGCAGGGCTCTACTACATCTACTCCCAAGTCAGCTTCTGCACCACGGAAGTGTCTTTGGCACCCTTCACCCtctatatttatttacatatcCCCAAGGAAGAGGACCGGCTCTTGCTGAAAGGACAAAAGACACAGACCTCTTTGAAGACATATGAAGAAGAACACTTGAAGACCCTCTGTGGACTCCAGTCCATCCGTGTGGGAGGCGTCTTCAACCTCCGGGAAGATGACATGGTCTTTGTCAATGTGACAGACTCCACAAAAGTGAGGTACAGCCACGGCAACACCTACTTTGGCATCTTCAAGCTGTAG
- the CD40LG gene encoding CD40 ligand isoform X4, with protein sequence MNEPYGPEAPRPISSTSPGTMKMFMGFLTVFIVVQTIGTVLFCLYLHMKMDKMEEVLSLNEDYIFLKKVQKCQRAEGQKSTLLDCEKIIKGFQNIQRKDRPPKEQAKFEMQRADKREPIAVHLAGQQSNKAGSVLEWRETMYGPTNSLISNKEGKLKVKEAGLYYIYSQVSFCTTEVSLAPFTLYIYLHIPKEEDRLLLKGQKTQTSLKTYEEEHLKTLCGLQSIRVGGVFNLREDDMVFVNVTDSTKVRYSHGNTYFGIFKL encoded by the exons ATGAACGAACCCTATGGCCCTGAGGCACCCCGTCCCATCAGCAGCACATCTCCTGGCACCATGAAAATGTTCATGGGCTTCCTCACTGTATTTATTGTAGTGCAGACCATCGGGACAGTGCTCTTCTGTTTGTATCTTCACATGAAGATGGATAAG ATGGAAGAGGTGTTGAGCTTAAATGAAGATTACATCTTCCTGAAGAAAGTACAGAAATGTCAGAGAGCAGAAGGTCAGAAGTCAACATTATTGGACTGTGAAAAGATTATAAAGGGCTTCCAGAACATCCAGCGCAAG GACAGACCCCCCAAGGAGCAGGCCAAGTTTGAAATGCAGAGAG CAGATAAGAGGGAGCCAATTGCAGTTCACCTGGCGGGTCAGCAGAGCAACAAGGCAGGCTCAG TGCTGGAGTGGAGGGAGACAATGTATGGCCCCACAAACAGCTTGATATCCAACAAGGAGGGGAAACTGAAGGTGAAGGAAGCAGGGCTCTACTACATCTACTCCCAAGTCAGCTTCTGCACCACGGAAGTGTCTTTGGCACCCTTCACCCtctatatttatttacatatcCCCAAGGAAGAGGACCGGCTCTTGCTGAAAGGACAAAAGACACAGACCTCTTTGAAGACATATGAAGAAGAACACTTGAAGACCCTCTGTGGACTCCAGTCCATCCGTGTGGGAGGCGTCTTCAACCTCCGGGAAGATGACATGGTCTTTGTCAATGTGACAGACTCCACAAAAGTGAGGTACAGCCACGGCAACACCTACTTTGGCATCTTCAAGCTGTAG
- the CD40LG gene encoding CD40 ligand isoform X1 has product MNEPYGPEAPRPISSTSPGTMKMFMGFLTVFIVVQTIGTVLFCLYLHMKMDKMEEVLSLNEDYIFLKKVQKCQRAEGQKSTLLDCEKIIKGFQNIQRKVHAVGWIKIPLKKERGSQSNTELHPKDRPPKEQAKFEMQRGPEHHEHPHLTHRNETSVAADKREPIAVHLAGQQSNKAGSVLEWRETMYGPTNSLISNKEGKLKVKEAGLYYIYSQVSFCTTEVSLAPFTLYIYLHIPKEEDRLLLKGQKTQTSLKTYEEEHLKTLCGLQSIRVGGVFNLREDDMVFVNVTDSTKVRYSHGNTYFGIFKL; this is encoded by the exons ATGAACGAACCCTATGGCCCTGAGGCACCCCGTCCCATCAGCAGCACATCTCCTGGCACCATGAAAATGTTCATGGGCTTCCTCACTGTATTTATTGTAGTGCAGACCATCGGGACAGTGCTCTTCTGTTTGTATCTTCACATGAAGATGGATAAG ATGGAAGAGGTGTTGAGCTTAAATGAAGATTACATCTTCCTGAAGAAAGTACAGAAATGTCAGAGAGCAGAAGGTCAGAAGTCAACATTATTGGACTGTGAAAAGATTATAAAGGGCTTCCAGAACATCCAGCGCAAGGTACATGCTGTTGGGTGGATAAAGATCCCACTGAAGAAGGAGAGGGGCTCCCAATCAAACACAGAGCTTCACcccaag GACAGACCCCCCAAGGAGCAGGCCAAGTTTGAAATGCAGAGAG GTCCTGAGCACCATGAGCATCCCCATTTGACGCACAGGAATGAGACATCTGTGGCAG CAGATAAGAGGGAGCCAATTGCAGTTCACCTGGCGGGTCAGCAGAGCAACAAGGCAGGCTCAG TGCTGGAGTGGAGGGAGACAATGTATGGCCCCACAAACAGCTTGATATCCAACAAGGAGGGGAAACTGAAGGTGAAGGAAGCAGGGCTCTACTACATCTACTCCCAAGTCAGCTTCTGCACCACGGAAGTGTCTTTGGCACCCTTCACCCtctatatttatttacatatcCCCAAGGAAGAGGACCGGCTCTTGCTGAAAGGACAAAAGACACAGACCTCTTTGAAGACATATGAAGAAGAACACTTGAAGACCCTCTGTGGACTCCAGTCCATCCGTGTGGGAGGCGTCTTCAACCTCCGGGAAGATGACATGGTCTTTGTCAATGTGACAGACTCCACAAAAGTGAGGTACAGCCACGGCAACACCTACTTTGGCATCTTCAAGCTGTAG
- the CD40LG gene encoding CD40 ligand isoform X3, which produces MNEPYGPEAPRPISSTSPGTMKMFMGFLTVFIVVQTIGTVLFCLYLHMKMDKMEEVLSLNEDYIFLKKVQKCQRAEGQKSTLLDCEKIIKGFQNIQRKDRPPKEQAKFEMQRGPEHHEHPHLTHRNETSVAADKREPIAVHLAGQQSNKAGSVLEWRETMYGPTNSLISNKEGKLKVKEAGLYYIYSQVSFCTTEVSLAPFTLYIYLHIPKEEDRLLLKGQKTQTSLKTYEEEHLKTLCGLQSIRVGGVFNLREDDMVFVNVTDSTKVRYSHGNTYFGIFKL; this is translated from the exons ATGAACGAACCCTATGGCCCTGAGGCACCCCGTCCCATCAGCAGCACATCTCCTGGCACCATGAAAATGTTCATGGGCTTCCTCACTGTATTTATTGTAGTGCAGACCATCGGGACAGTGCTCTTCTGTTTGTATCTTCACATGAAGATGGATAAG ATGGAAGAGGTGTTGAGCTTAAATGAAGATTACATCTTCCTGAAGAAAGTACAGAAATGTCAGAGAGCAGAAGGTCAGAAGTCAACATTATTGGACTGTGAAAAGATTATAAAGGGCTTCCAGAACATCCAGCGCAAG GACAGACCCCCCAAGGAGCAGGCCAAGTTTGAAATGCAGAGAG GTCCTGAGCACCATGAGCATCCCCATTTGACGCACAGGAATGAGACATCTGTGGCAG CAGATAAGAGGGAGCCAATTGCAGTTCACCTGGCGGGTCAGCAGAGCAACAAGGCAGGCTCAG TGCTGGAGTGGAGGGAGACAATGTATGGCCCCACAAACAGCTTGATATCCAACAAGGAGGGGAAACTGAAGGTGAAGGAAGCAGGGCTCTACTACATCTACTCCCAAGTCAGCTTCTGCACCACGGAAGTGTCTTTGGCACCCTTCACCCtctatatttatttacatatcCCCAAGGAAGAGGACCGGCTCTTGCTGAAAGGACAAAAGACACAGACCTCTTTGAAGACATATGAAGAAGAACACTTGAAGACCCTCTGTGGACTCCAGTCCATCCGTGTGGGAGGCGTCTTCAACCTCCGGGAAGATGACATGGTCTTTGTCAATGTGACAGACTCCACAAAAGTGAGGTACAGCCACGGCAACACCTACTTTGGCATCTTCAAGCTGTAG
- the CD40LG gene encoding CD40 ligand isoform X5, whose protein sequence is MEEVLSLNEDYIFLKKVQKCQRAEGQKSTLLDCEKIIKGFQNIQRKVHAVGWIKIPLKKERGSQSNTELHPKDRPPKEQAKFEMQRGPEHHEHPHLTHRNETSVAADKREPIAVHLAGQQSNKAGSVLEWRETMYGPTNSLISNKEGKLKVKEAGLYYIYSQVSFCTTEVSLAPFTLYIYLHIPKEEDRLLLKGQKTQTSLKTYEEEHLKTLCGLQSIRVGGVFNLREDDMVFVNVTDSTKVRYSHGNTYFGIFKL, encoded by the exons ATGGAAGAGGTGTTGAGCTTAAATGAAGATTACATCTTCCTGAAGAAAGTACAGAAATGTCAGAGAGCAGAAGGTCAGAAGTCAACATTATTGGACTGTGAAAAGATTATAAAGGGCTTCCAGAACATCCAGCGCAAGGTACATGCTGTTGGGTGGATAAAGATCCCACTGAAGAAGGAGAGGGGCTCCCAATCAAACACAGAGCTTCACcccaag GACAGACCCCCCAAGGAGCAGGCCAAGTTTGAAATGCAGAGAG GTCCTGAGCACCATGAGCATCCCCATTTGACGCACAGGAATGAGACATCTGTGGCAG CAGATAAGAGGGAGCCAATTGCAGTTCACCTGGCGGGTCAGCAGAGCAACAAGGCAGGCTCAG TGCTGGAGTGGAGGGAGACAATGTATGGCCCCACAAACAGCTTGATATCCAACAAGGAGGGGAAACTGAAGGTGAAGGAAGCAGGGCTCTACTACATCTACTCCCAAGTCAGCTTCTGCACCACGGAAGTGTCTTTGGCACCCTTCACCCtctatatttatttacatatcCCCAAGGAAGAGGACCGGCTCTTGCTGAAAGGACAAAAGACACAGACCTCTTTGAAGACATATGAAGAAGAACACTTGAAGACCCTCTGTGGACTCCAGTCCATCCGTGTGGGAGGCGTCTTCAACCTCCGGGAAGATGACATGGTCTTTGTCAATGTGACAGACTCCACAAAAGTGAGGTACAGCCACGGCAACACCTACTTTGGCATCTTCAAGCTGTAG